In Odontesthes bonariensis isolate fOdoBon6 chromosome 6, fOdoBon6.hap1, whole genome shotgun sequence, one genomic interval encodes:
- the isl1a gene encoding insulin gene enhancer protein isl-1 isoform X2, which produces MGDMGDPPKKKRLVSLCVGCGNQIHDQYILRVSPDLEWHAACLKCAECSQYLDESCTCFVRDGKTYCKRDYIRLYGIKCAKCNIGFSKNDFVMRARSKVYHIECFRCVACSRQLIPGDEFALREDGLFCRADHDVVERASLGNGDPLSPLHPARPLQMAEPISARQPALRPHVHKQPEKTTRVRTVLNEKQLHTLRTCYNANPRPDALMKEQLVEMTGLSPRVIRVWFQNKRCKDKKRSILIKQLQQQQPNDKTNIQGMTGTPMVAASPERHDGGIQANPVEVQSYQPPWKVLSDFALQSDIDQPAFQQLVSFSEGGPGSNSTGSEVASMSSQLPDTPNSMVSSPIEA; this is translated from the exons ATGGGAGACATGGGGGACCCGCCGAAAA AGAAGCGACTGGTGTCTCTCTGCGTGGGCTGCGGGAACCAGATACACGACCAGTACATCTTGCGGGTCTCCCCGGACCTGGAGTGGCACGCTGCTTGTCTGAAATGTGCCGAGTGCAGCCAGTACCTGGACGAGTCATGCACTTGCTTCGTCAGAGACGGAAAGACTTATTGTAAACGGGACTACATCAG GTTATACGGTATTAAATGCGCTAAATGCAATATCGGCTTCAGCAAGAACGACTTCGTGATGAGGGCTCGCTCCAAGGTCTACCACATCGAGTGTTTCCGCTGTGTAGCGTGCAGCCGGCAGCTCATCCCCGGTGACGAGTTCGCTCTCAGAGAAGACGGGCTCTTCTGCAGAGCCGACCACGATGTGGTGGAGCGGGCCAGCCTTGGCAACGGAGACCCGCTCAGCCCGCTCCATCCCGCCAGACCGCTGCAGATGGCAG aaccaatATCCGCCCGGCAACCTGCGCTACGGCCTCACGTGCACAAACAGCCGGAGAAAACCACCCGGGTCCGAACAGTGCTAAACGAGAAGCAGCTGCACACACTGCGGACGTGTTACAATGCCAACCCGAGGCCTGACGCACTAATGAAGGAGCAACTGGTGGAGATGACCGGCCTCAGCCCACGGGTGATCCGGGTCTGGTTCCAGAACAAGCGGTGCAAGGACAAGAAGAGAAGCATACTAataaagcagctgcagcagcagcagcccaacGACAAGACG AACATCCAGGGGATGACAGGCACACCGATGGTGGCGGCCAGTCCGGAGCGGCACGATGGCGGCATCCAGGCCAACCCGGTGGAGGTGCAGAGCTACCAGCCGCCCTGGAAGGTCCTCAGCGACTTCGCCCTGCAAAGCGACATCGACCAACCGGCATTCCAACAACTG GTCAGTTTCTCTGAGGGAGGACCGGGTTCGAACTCGACCGGCAGCGAGGTAGCGTCCATGTCGTCCCAGCTTCCTGACACGCCGAACAGCATGGTATCCAGCCCCATCGAGGCTTGA
- the isl1a gene encoding insulin gene enhancer protein isl-1 isoform X1, which produces MGDMGDPPKKKRLVSLCVGCGNQIHDQYILRVSPDLEWHAACLKCAECSQYLDESCTCFVRDGKTYCKRDYIRLYGIKCAKCNIGFSKNDFVMRARSKVYHIECFRCVACSRQLIPGDEFALREDGLFCRADHDVVERASLGNGDPLSPLHPARPLQMAAEPISARQPALRPHVHKQPEKTTRVRTVLNEKQLHTLRTCYNANPRPDALMKEQLVEMTGLSPRVIRVWFQNKRCKDKKRSILIKQLQQQQPNDKTNIQGMTGTPMVAASPERHDGGIQANPVEVQSYQPPWKVLSDFALQSDIDQPAFQQLVSFSEGGPGSNSTGSEVASMSSQLPDTPNSMVSSPIEA; this is translated from the exons ATGGGAGACATGGGGGACCCGCCGAAAA AGAAGCGACTGGTGTCTCTCTGCGTGGGCTGCGGGAACCAGATACACGACCAGTACATCTTGCGGGTCTCCCCGGACCTGGAGTGGCACGCTGCTTGTCTGAAATGTGCCGAGTGCAGCCAGTACCTGGACGAGTCATGCACTTGCTTCGTCAGAGACGGAAAGACTTATTGTAAACGGGACTACATCAG GTTATACGGTATTAAATGCGCTAAATGCAATATCGGCTTCAGCAAGAACGACTTCGTGATGAGGGCTCGCTCCAAGGTCTACCACATCGAGTGTTTCCGCTGTGTAGCGTGCAGCCGGCAGCTCATCCCCGGTGACGAGTTCGCTCTCAGAGAAGACGGGCTCTTCTGCAGAGCCGACCACGATGTGGTGGAGCGGGCCAGCCTTGGCAACGGAGACCCGCTCAGCCCGCTCCATCCCGCCAGACCGCTGCAGATGGCAG cagaaccaatATCCGCCCGGCAACCTGCGCTACGGCCTCACGTGCACAAACAGCCGGAGAAAACCACCCGGGTCCGAACAGTGCTAAACGAGAAGCAGCTGCACACACTGCGGACGTGTTACAATGCCAACCCGAGGCCTGACGCACTAATGAAGGAGCAACTGGTGGAGATGACCGGCCTCAGCCCACGGGTGATCCGGGTCTGGTTCCAGAACAAGCGGTGCAAGGACAAGAAGAGAAGCATACTAataaagcagctgcagcagcagcagcccaacGACAAGACG AACATCCAGGGGATGACAGGCACACCGATGGTGGCGGCCAGTCCGGAGCGGCACGATGGCGGCATCCAGGCCAACCCGGTGGAGGTGCAGAGCTACCAGCCGCCCTGGAAGGTCCTCAGCGACTTCGCCCTGCAAAGCGACATCGACCAACCGGCATTCCAACAACTG GTCAGTTTCTCTGAGGGAGGACCGGGTTCGAACTCGACCGGCAGCGAGGTAGCGTCCATGTCGTCCCAGCTTCCTGACACGCCGAACAGCATGGTATCCAGCCCCATCGAGGCTTGA